From a region of the Impatiens glandulifera chromosome 4, dImpGla2.1, whole genome shotgun sequence genome:
- the LOC124936201 gene encoding TOG array regulator of axonemal microtubules protein 1: MALRSLDNALPLPTTSERPKKQAKVTIPTQKQSADENTVPLPETETAAATDASIDYISSENLNSLTDPDIKIQTLIDELESKDWLKVCDSLNDVRRFALFHSNLLLPILGRIMLILVKTLKNPRSALCKTSIMTSSDIFTSFNQVLLNDPTISDSFDALLLQLLLKASQDKKFVCEEADKTLNIAVKSMSPLPLLHKLRTYVTHSNMRIRAKVAVTISNCISKMGVEEMKEFGLQPMIKLAAVLLNDRLPAAREAARSIVMSVYGSFTAGKEEKDEEEEEEKEESSWQVFCQSNLTAIDAQSMIKIVSLSKQ; this comes from the exons ATGGCGTTAAGATCTCTGGATAATGCTTTACCTCTTCCAACTACATCAGAGAGACCCAAAAAGCAAGCAAAAGTAACAATCCCGACCCAGAAACAATCCGCCGACGAGAACACGGTTCCATTGCCGGAGACGGAGACGGCGGCGGCTACAGATGCTTCTATCGATTACATATCTTCCGAAAATCTCAATTCTTTAACAGACCCAGATATCAAAATCCAG ACTCTAATTGATGAATTGGAGTCTAAGGATTGGTTGAAGGTCTGCGATTCTCTCAATGACGTTAGACGATTTGCGCTCTTCCACTCCAATCTACTGCTTCCAATTCT GGGAAGAATCATGTTGATTCTGGTGAAGACATTGAAGAACCCAAGAAGCGCTTTATGCAAAACATCAATCATGACTTCATCTGATATATTCACTTCTTTTAACCAAGTTTTACTTAATGATCCCACCATTTCAGATTCATTTGATGCACTGCTTCTTCAGCTGTTATTGAAAGCTTCACAAGATAAGAAATTTGTATGTGAAGAAGCTGATAAAACACTGAACATAGCAGTGAAATCCATGTCTCCTTTACCTCTTCTTCACAAACTAAGGACTTACGTCACTCATTCTAACATGAGAATCAGGGCTAAGGTTGCAGTTACAATCTCAAACTGCATCTCAAAGATG GGAGTAGAAGAAATGAAAGAATTTGGGTTGCAGCCGATGATCAAGCTGGCTGCTGTTTTGTTAAACGACAGGCTGCCCGCGGCTAGAGAAGCTGCTCGTAGCATTGTGATGTCTGTATATGGTTCGTTTACAGCAGGGAAGgaagaaaaagatgaagaagaagaagaagaaaaggaagaatCTTCTTGGCAAGTGTTTTGTCAATCCAATTTGACTGCCATTGATGCACAATCCATGATCAAGATCGTTTCTTTATCCAAGCAGTAA
- the LOC124936179 gene encoding uncharacterized protein LOC124936179: protein MGQALRKASGKIRTTNLDPPSSSLPKKVLDDRPIVHHVKKVSVSEDFTVSPPSEKELGSKVNYENLMEEKDPQFDAMLGQLVGRIKAKPGGKLEMGEASIVEKYNRPLPKLRNTTVESTRYEERTAPPGTLNVAQLRHMMLLHQGKAEDHDGPMNVEQIAMKFQIDIIQVQNILRFMSLPPENIKKTATERGGGS, encoded by the exons ATGGGTCAAGCCTTACGTAAAGCTTCTGGAAAGATCCGAACTACTAACCTTGATCCGCCATCTTCTTCATTGCCTAAGAAGGTTTTGGATGATCGACCAATTGTTCATCATGTCAAGAAGGTTTCCGTCTCCGAAGATTTTACTGTTTCTCCGCCTTCTG AGAAAGAGCTTGGATCAAAAGTGAATTATGAAAACTTGATGGAAGAAAAGGATCCTCAATTTGATGCTATGTTAGGTCAATTGGTGGGTAGAATCAAAGCCAAACCTGGTGGTAAACTTGAGATGGGTGAG GCATCCATAGTGGAGAAGTACAATAGACCTTTACCCAAGCTGAGGAATACAACAGTAGAATCGACAAGATATGAGGAAAGAACTGCGCCACCAGGAACACTAAATGTAGCACAATTGCGCCACATGATGCTTCTGCATCAAGGCAAGGCCGAGGATCACGATGGTCCAATGAACGTTGAACAGATTGCTATGAAGTTTCAAATTGACATTATACAAGTTCAGAACATCCTTCGGTTTATGTCTTTGCCACCCGAAAACATTAAGAAGACAGCAACAGAAAGAGGTGGCGGTAGCTAG